The Desulfohalobium retbaense DSM 5692 region TTTAACGTAAAATACTAGATTTAATGTAAATCTTTAAATAGAAAGTCGTTGAACTATAACAGATGGGGAATGAAATATCATCTACCAGCTCTCCTGAATCCTTCGGAAAGGCACAAATTTGGGGGTAGATTTTTTAATGCCCTGTATTGATTGAATATTAGCCCTGAAGTATAACAATGGGGGAATAGCAGTGGGAAATTGGGTGAATACATCCGTTAAGCCTCTGTCTTAGCAAAGGATTCACCAAAAAGAGGAGAATTGGGTGAATGGTACCATTTAAATGCTTGAAATCAATGTAATTTACTCGCCAAAGTATCTTCTCGTTGTATGTTAGTGACCGCTCCTGGTCCTGGACGATTCCTTTCTCATAAAACGATTCACATCAGTGACTATAACCTCCCGGCGTTCCTTTTTGACGATGAATCAGGGCATAACATTTTCCTTGTTCCGCCAAACGGACTAATCTGGAATGAGTTAGATACAACCGGTATGAGCATGAAGATATATTCTGCAGTACACAGTCATGGGTTGCAAATAAAAAAATTGTAGATTATTGGAAGCCATAGGAGTATGGTATATGATACTTTTTAAGCGGCGATCAGCTATAACAAGGTTTTGGACAGTTATATCCCGAAAGGAGAAACCATAACAGACTTTGAAAGTCGCTATCGCTGCAAGGAGGACGGCCCAAGCGGGCATTTTTCCATGAAAGAAGGAGGAACAAAATGGAAGATCACATGAAGCAAGCTCTGGAGATCGTAAAGGCTCAAGCGGGCGTTCGAACCATGACCGAGGAAGAAATGACCTCAATGGTCGCCAATATTGCCAGTAAGCTCAAGAGAATCGAAGGCGGCGAACAAGAGCCTCAAGAAGAGCAAAAGCAAGAGCCGGCAGTTGATCCCAAAAAGGCGATCCGGGAAAAGAGCGTGGTTTGCCTGGAGTGCGGCAAGACATTCAAGGTGCTAACCAAAAGGCACTTGGCTACTCACGGTTTGACTCCGGCTGAATACAAGGCCAAATGGGGATTCAAAAAAACACAATCTTTGATTGCAAAATCCCTGGCCCGCGAGCGGAAGAAAAAAATGCAGGAAATGCAGCTCTGGAAAAGAAGAGAGAAAAAAAAATCATAATATAGCCACAGGTTCTACCAGAGGGGCATAAAGCATCTTGGTAGAACCTGTGGGCTTCATCTGGCGATATTCTTGTGCCAAATCACTCTGTTTGAATTAAATTTTTGCTTTTTCTGCGATTACAGGAAATACAAAGCAACTGAAAATTATCCCAGGTTGTTTTACCTCCTTTGGCCCTAGGTATTATGTGGTCACCTTCGAGTTGCTTGAATCCCTCCGGACCTGAAAATCTCCGTTTACATATAGGGCATATATATCCTTCTTTGGGTCCTCCGAGTTGCCTAAATAAAGCCTCCTTCCAGTCTACAGGAAAAATTGGATGCTCTGGCGCACATTTACTGAAATTATGTGTAGACATTATTTAGCCTTTATTGCTTTTGCTATTTTGTAATAGCTATCTAACTGCACTTCTTGCCCTCGATTTCCTAACCACCTTCCTTTTGATTCAGGAAAATCAACACCTAAATTCTTAGCAGTCGATCGTGAGCTGCCAATAAAGTTGCAAATCCAACTCCATTGGACTTCAGTTATTTCACTTTCTCCAAAAGCATTTTCAAGTGCAGGTATAAACATTGCGATGGTCCTATACCTGTTAATGTTTGCTTGTCCAGGACACATGCATCTAAAACGATACCACCATTTAACGAAAACTGGAAAGTACGACTCCTTTAATGTATCACTTTTAGGAAGAATATTTGTTACGTTTTTATTTTTAGATTGAAACCTCCATTGCGCACATATAATATCTAAAACTTCTGCTGTGCTATTTCTAAAATTCAGATTTAGAGATTTAGTTAAATGGTTCTTGTTGTTTATTATGCTTTTTATACTGTTTTTGCATGAACTCACAATAAACCACAAAAACATTTCGGAAGCCGTCTGGCCGGTGGATGTTTTCGTGTTTTCCCACCAC contains the following coding sequences:
- a CDS encoding HNH endonuclease — translated: MSTHNFSKCAPEHPIFPVDWKEALFRQLGGPKEGYICPICKRRFSGPEGFKQLEGDHIIPRAKGGKTTWDNFQLLCISCNRRKSKNLIQTE
- a CDS encoding MucR family transcriptional regulator, which gives rise to MEDHMKQALEIVKAQAGVRTMTEEEMTSMVANIASKLKRIEGGEQEPQEEQKQEPAVDPKKAIREKSVVCLECGKTFKVLTKRHLATHGLTPAEYKAKWGFKKTQSLIAKSLARERKKKMQEMQLWKRREKKKS